The genomic window CTGCGAGGACGTCTCGGCCACCGCCGCCCGGGCACTGATCAGCCCGAGCAGGAACAGCACGGAGAAGGTCGGGTGCAGGTTCCCGGCCCAGGACGTGCCGGGTAGCAGGGTGGCCAGGGAGAGAGCCGTGAGCGCGGCGACCAGCACCGGCAGGCCCCGCTGCGGGAGCAGGAGCACCAGCGGGAACAGGAACAGGTAGATGTGCCACTCCACGGCCAGCGACCAGAACGCGGTGCTGCCCGCCGGCCCGGCCCACCAGAGGTCCTGCACCAGCAGGGCGTGCGACAGCACACCGCCGGGCCGCACCGGCACGGCGCCGTCCCACAGGGTCCCCACCGGCCGCGCCAGCAGCGTGGCCCCGATCCCGGCCGACACGGCCAGCGCCACCCAGTAGGTGGGCACGACCCGCCGGAACCGCCGCCGCAGGAAGTCACCCGGGCCGCCCGGCCAGCGTCCGTCGTGCCGCCACAGGGGCAGGCCCAGCGAGAAGCCGGACACCACGATGAAGATCGCCACGGCGTAGTAGCCCAGCCCGAGCCACGCCGTGGCCAGGGCCGGCCCGGCCAGGTGCTCCCGGGCGTGGGGATAGACGGTGCTCCAGGCGTGCGACAGCACGACGAACGCGGCGGCGCCGCCGCGCAGGCCGTCGAGGAACCGCAGCCGGCCTCCTCGTCGTCCATGGTTGGAAGGGTTTTCGGGTTTCTTGCGGCTGATCAGGTAGTAGGTGACCACGCCGATCGCCACCGACGCGGCCTGCGCCGTCAGCCAGGCCTGCCCCACGGCGACCAGACCAGCGCCACCGCCGGAGGCGTGCGTGGCCGCCCAGCCGCAGAAGCCCAGCACCAGCACGGCGTTGACGGCGTTGAGCAGCAGGAAGCTCCAGGCCCGGCCGAGGGAGTTGACGGCCACGTCGACCAGGTAGTTCAGGCCCGCGACCAGGGCACCCAGCGCCATCCAGCGCAGCGCCACGGTGCCGGCCGCCTCGTACTGCCGGCCGAAGAACCGCAGCAGCAGGTGACTGGCGGCCAGCGTGAACAGCGTGGCCGGGATCATCACCGCGTAGAGGGCGCGCGCGGCTTTGAGAATCGCCGCCCGGCGGTGGTCGGGGCGCGCCGACAGCTCCGCGAACAGGCTCTGCGACATGGTCGCGGGCACCACGTTCAGCAGCCCGGTGAGCTGCATGATCACCCCGAAGAACGCGGCCTCCTCGGCGCCCAGCCGGTGCAGCACGATCAGCGGGGTGACCGTGGAGGGCAGGATGCCGAAGATCATCCCGGCGTGGTTGCCGAGCGAGAACGACCAGATGCCGGTGAGGGAACGGCGGCGCAGCCGGGCCGGGCCGTCCAGCCGGGGGATCAGCATGACCACGGCGATCAGGGTGGACGCGATCATCCCGGCCAGGTTGGCGACGGCCAGGTCGATCACGCTCACCTGCGGAACCAGGAACAGCGCGGCCACTTTCACCAGGCCACCGGGAACGTTCTTGGCCACCAGCAGGTGGGTGGCGCGCAGCGCGACCGGCACGGCGTCGAGGGTGGTACCGACCGCGGTGAGCACCACCGTGGCCACCGCCAGCGCGATGCCCGCGGCGGCGTGGTCGCGGGCCAGCGGCAGGGCCCACGAGCTGGGCAGCAGCACCAGACTCAGCACCAGGGAGCAGGCCGCGGTGACGGCCGTGGCGGTGAGCACCAGGGCGCGGGTTCCGGTGCGCTGCTGGAGGAACCGGATGATGCTGTTCGGCAGCCCCAGGCAGCTGGCGGTGCCGAGCAGCACCGAGGCGGAGATGGTGGACGACAGCAACCCCACCTCGGCGGGCGCGAACCGGCGCACGGCGATCAGCCAGAACACCGAGCCGAGCAGGGTGGCCGCCGCCGTGTTCACCATCAGCATCAGCGAGTTGCGGTAGAAGCTGTCGGTGAGGAACAGTTTCAGGCGGCTCACCGGAGGCGCGGGGGCCGCGGTGGGGGCGGTGGTGACCGGGGGCTCGACGGTCATCTCAGCTCACCCCCGAGGTGGCGGGAACGCCGGTGGGGGAGAGGATCTCACGGTAGAGCGCGGCGGTGCGGCGGGCCGCCTCGGCCCAGGTCGAGTCGGTCCCGGCCGGTCGCCCCCGCTCGCCCATGACCTCCAGATCACGCACGGACGTCGAACAGGCCCGTTCCAGCGCGTCCGCCAGACCGGTCCGCACCGCCGGGTCGTAGCGCAGGCAGGCGTCGCCGGGCACCGACCGCAGGGCCGGGAGGTCGGGCAGCAGCAGGGGTTTCGCGAACGAGCGGGCCAGCACCACGGTGCCCCGGGTGGTGGCGGTGCGGAACGGCAGGGTGAGCAGGTCGGCCGCCACCAGGAGGTCGCCCACCTCGTCGTCCGGCACGAAACCCAGCCGGGCCACGATCTTTCCGGGATGCGCGCGGGCGGCGGAGCGGACGGTCGCCTCCAGGGCCGGGTCGGTGCAGCGGCCGGCGATCACCAGCCGGGTGCCCGCGGTCAGGCCGGGCCGCTCCCGGCACAGCCGGGCCCACGCCGCCACCAGCTCGGGCACCCCCTTGTCCGCGGTGACGGCGCCGAAGAACAGCAGAACCCGTTCGCCGGACGGGATGGCGAGACGTTCCCGGGCCTGCTGCCGGGTGCCCCGGGGGAGGTACCAGCCGGCGTAGTCGCCGTGCGGCGCCACCGTGACCGGCGGCAGGTGCGGGTGCAGCTGCCGCAGCCGGGGCACCACCACCGGGTCGTGCACGATCACCCCGTCGGCGTGGCGCAGCACCAGCGCCCGGGCCTGCCGGTCGTTCCAGAACACCCGGTCGTGCGGCAGCACGTTGTGGGCGGTCCAGACCAGCCGCAGCCCGATCAGCCGGCTCCACCACAGCACCGCCGCGAACCAGCCCTGCATCACCAGCCGGAGCACGGCGAGCCGGCCGGCGTAGGGCAGGGCGAAGTCGAAGACCCAGTGCAGGTGCAGGATCCGGGCGCCGCGCAGCCGGGCCCGCAGCAGGCCGGCCGGCAGCAGCAGCAGGTTCAGCGTCTTCGACGGTGTCGGCATGGCCACGTAGGCCGGCGTCACGTCCTCGTTGCGCAGCTGGGCGTGCAGCAGTTCCTGGTAGGGGTTGGGGTCACGGGGGAACACCGCCACCCTCATGAGGCCAGGCCCACCAGGAAGCCGAGAGCGCCCGCGCCGTAGGTCAGATGATCGGCCATGGTGCGGAACGGGTGTGCCCGGCGGTTGCGCCACAGCGGGATCAGCAGCAGCAGCGGGTAGAACGGGAAGAACAGGGTGAGCGGAAGACCGAGCAGGAACACCGGGTAGGCGGCCAGGATCGGGTCGCGGCGCGGCAGCTGTGACAGCCGGTTCAGGTGCTTGCGGTACAGCCGGGCGCGGCCCGCGCCGTAGTACCAGGCCCGCTTGGTCTGCCGCCGGGTGCCGCCCCAGTCCACCAGCACCAGCGCACCGGCGACCATCAGGATGCGGTGCCCCAGATCCCGGACCCGCCAGCAGAAGTCGATGTCGGACGAGTACGAGAAGGCCTCGTCGAAGCCGCCGACCGCGTCGAACGCCGCCCGGCTGAAGGCCATGTTCAGGGTCGGGGCCTCCTCGATGTAGCCGTCCGAGAACTGCTGCACGTCGTACACACTCGTGCCCCGGCTGGTGTAGGCCCCCACGGTGACCGTCTCGGCGCCCGACCGGATCGGCGTGACCAGGGCGTCGAGCCAGCCGGGGGTGGGCAGGCAGCCGGCGTCGATGAAGACCACGATGTCGCTCTTCGCCGTCCGGACACCGAGGTTGCGCTGTTCGGGGATGGTGACCCGCTTGGCGCCGGTGGGCTCGAAGCGAACCCACGTCACCGCGGGGAACTGCTCCTGGATGTCGTCGAGCACCCCGTCCGAGGAGTCCACCACGACGGTCTCGTGGGTCAGTTCCGTGTCGAGACGCCCCAGCGCGTCGAGGGTCTCGGTGAGACCCCGCTCGTTCTTGCTGATGATGACGATCGAGACAGCGCTCACGAGTAGACCCTCGCCCATCCAGTGTCGAAGACCAGTGGCTTGTAGATGTTCAGGAACGTCGCCGGGAACTCGTAGGTGGACGACATGGTGCTGTCCGGGGTGGTGCCGCGGGCCCGGCCGTCGACGATGTTGCTGGTGGTGGCGAAGACGAATCCACGCGCGTCGATGGTGCCGGGGGTCAGGTCGCCGAACACGCCGGTGTGGTCGGCGTACTCGTTGGCCTGGACGATCAGCGAGCCGTAGCGGTCGGCGAACACCGTGGACCCCTGGAACCGGTGCGCCCGCAGCCACTGCGCGGCGGCGATGTCCTGGTCGGTGGTGGTGAACCGCTCCGCGTACTCCCCGCTGCGCGACAGATTGCCGGGGGAACCGCCCTCCAGCCGCGACCCCAGCGCGGAGGCGTCGAGGAAGACGACGGTCAGCAGGCCGGCCGCGACCAGGCCGGGCACCACCCGGCCGGGACGCAGCGGGATCCGGGCCAGCAGGCTCCGCACCCGGTGCCACAGCCGCGACCCGGCCAGCCCGAGCGGCACCACCAGCAGGGCGCCGGTCTGGAGGGCCAGGCGTTCCGGGTTGTACTGCGACGAGGCCGAGCCGCTCAGCCGGATCATCACGGTGATCGCGAAAACGCCCAGCAGGAGCGCCACCAGGTGGGGGTCGAGGCGCCGGCGCAGCGCCAGCCAGGCCGCCAGCAGACAGCCCACGCCGATGGCCAGGTTGGTGCCCTGCCGGATCAGCAGGGTGGCCAGGTAGCGCGGCCCGGACAGGGCCGGCAGCAGGGCCTCGGCGCCCGGCGCGCTCGACGCCACCGCCGGGAAGCGCTGCTGCGCGGACTCCGGGTAGGACAGCAGCCACGGGTACTTCTGCGCGTAGACCGCGGCCGCCTCGTCGAAGTAGACACGTGGCTCCACGGCCCGGGTCAGGTTGCCCGACAGCCAGCGCTCCGCCAGCGAGCCGCCCTGGTTGGGCAGCACCTGGGCGCCGTCCTCGCTGACGTCCTGGGCGAAGATCAGGATGTTGCGGGTGGACTGGGTGATCCCGAGCGTCCAGGTGGCGCAGACCGCCACGAGCAGCGCGACCACCGGCAGGGTGAGCACCTGCCCGCCCAGCCGTTCGCCCCGCATCAGCCGCAGCACCGCCAGCAGCACCTGGCCCAGCACCATGGCGGCCAGCGCCACGTAGGCGGTGGAGTAGTGGCTGACCACCAGGCCCGCCCCGAGCACCACTACCAGCACCTGGCTGCCGCGCCGGTGGGCCGGGCCGGGGCCCTGCGGGCCGAACGCCGCCAGCAGCAGCCCGGCGAACAGCAGCAGCCCGATCTCCTGCCGGGCCAGCGCGGGCATCTGGCTGGCGAAACTGCCGCTCAGGAACACCAGTCCGGTGGCGGTGACCGCGGCCAGGGGCGACAGCCAGCGGCGCGCGAACTCCAGGATCGCCACCGGGTAGAGCGCGAACAGCATCGGCACCACGAGCTTGAACACGGTGAGCCCGGACAGTCCGGTGACCTGGGTGAGCAGCGTCGGCAGCGCGTTGATGCTGAGCATCGCCATGTAGGAGTCGCCGTCCAGCGGCGACCAGCGCAGGGCGTCGGAGGTCTGGGTGAAGGTGGCGTACTCCTGCTGGATGTCATAGCCGTACAGGCCCGCCGAGCGCAGCGAGAACGACCACAGCAGGGTCAGGGCCACACAGTAGACGGCGAGGGCGACGCCGTCCTGGGGGCCGTCCGTGCGTGAGCGCAGCAGCACCCACAGCAGCACCGCCCCGGCCGCCACCAGGCAGGCCAGGATGCCGAGGGCGCTGCCGCCGGCCTGGAGCACCTCCACCGAGGCGGCGGTCGCGACCGGCAGCAGGGCCAGCGCCCAGAACCCGCGCACCCGTTGCGGAAGCGTGGGCGTGAGCGGGTTGCCGCGCAGCACGGCGACGCCGGCCAGCAGGGCGGTGAGCGCGTCGACGCCCAGCACCATCGGCCAGGTGGACAGCGGCCTGGTCTCGCCGGCCGCCGGGGCCAGCACCTGCACCAGCAGGATGACGGCGTACAGACCGCTCAGGCTCGCGCCCACGGTGAGCACCAGCCGCCGGGCGGCGCCGGAGGGTTCCAGCCCCAGCGCCTTGAGCAGCAGGGTGCCGGGCACCAGGAGCAGGTAGAGCGTGGCGAAGAGGGTGGCCGTGCCGTTGTGCCGGCCCAGCACCGCGAGGTGGAACAGGGGGACGACGAACAGCAACCAGGCACCCCCGGCCCCGTGCCGGTTCCCGACGCTCGTCCGGGGAGGGGCCTGTGCGGCGGGCTCTTTCACGGCGAGCTCATCCACAGCTCGGCCCACCCGCGGACTTCCACTCCCGGCCGCCGTGCCACAGCACCGGGTAGCCGACGCTGGGTGAGCGCTCGTCCGGGCCGTCCAGCGTCACGGTGATGACGTTGCGGCGGCGGCAGTGGTCGAGCCGCAGTGCCACCGGTACCTCCGCGGCGGCGCCGCCGGCCAGTTCCAGCTCGCCGCCGCGGATCACGGCGGGCGCGTCGTCGCCGGTGGTGACGCTGACCGTCCAGGTGTAGGTCTTGGTCTCCTCGCCCTCGTTGGTGGCGACGAAGGTGAAGGCGGTGCGGCCGTCGGGCCGGACGGTGTCGTCCAGGTCGTTCGCCTCCTTGAGGGCCAGAGTGCTGAACGACGCCGCCCGGGGCAGCACGTGGGCGTCCGCCATCGCGTCGTGGACCGGAGGCAGCTGGAGCAGCGTGGGGATCGCGAGAACCAGTGCGGCCAGGGCGATCACGGCGGCCCGGCCGGTGCTCCGACCGGTGGTACGGCGGGCCTGATCGGCCTGATCGGCCTGACCGTCCGGTGGGGCCGGGCTGACCGGGCCGGCCGGGTCGTGGGCGCTCTGCTGGGCCGGGATGTGCCGGTTCATGCGGGTTCTCCCGGCTCCGGCAGCCCGGCGCGGTGTCCTTCCCACCAGCCCAGGTTGCTCGCGCCCTCCTGCATCACCTGGAGGTACGGGTACAGCAACAGGGCCGGGTCGCGCTCGGCCACGGCCCGGCGTGCCCAGCGGGAGAACAGCAGCTGCGGTGCGAGCACGGCCAGTGCCAGGGCGGTTCTCGGGAGGCGGGGCAGCAGCAGCGCCAGGGCGAGCACGCCGATCGGGGCCGGGTACACGGTGGCCGGGATGCCCGGGTGCTTGTGGTGCATGCGGGCGTTGCCGCGCCCGTACGCCCGGCTGCGGCGCAGGGTGTCGCCCAGGCCCGGCTCGAAGTGGTGCAGCACCCGGGCCTGCGGCAGGAACAGCAGGCCCGCGCCCTCACCGACCACCAGGCGGCGGCACAGGTCCTCCTCCTCGCCGCCGAACCGGAACCGCTCGTCGAAACCGCCCGCCGCCTCCAGCGTGACGCGGCGGAAGGCCATGCCCGCCCCCGCAACCGACGCCACGCGGCGTTCCCCGGTGGGGACGTCGGTGGCACCCGAGCGCAGCAGGTACTGGACCAGCCGGTGACCGAACGAGTCACTGCTCAGCAGGGCCAGTTCCAGCGGGGCGAGCGGGTTGTTGCGGGCCAGGTAGCGCTGCACGAAGGTGGACGTGTCCGCGGCCTCGACCGCACCGCCGAAGCCGGCGCAGTCCGGGTGCCGGCGGGCGGCGGCCACCAGGCAGGCGGTCCAGTCCGGCGCCGGGTGGCAGTCGTCGTCCGTGAACGCCACCAGGTCGGACGTGGCCGCGCGCCAGCCGGTGTTGCGGGCCGCCGCCAGGCCGCGGTTGGTGGCGTGCCGCACCACCCGCGCGCCCTCCTTCTCGGCGATGGCGGCGGTGTCGTCGGTGGAACCGTCGTCCACCACCACGATCTCGACGCCGGGCTGGATCTGCTCGCGCAGGGCCCGCACGGTGCGCCCGATGCCCTGCTCGCCGTTGAGACTGCACACCACCACGCTGATGACGGGAGTCACGGGTGTACCTCCGCCGTGGTGTCGTGGGCCGCCGAAGTGGTTGCTGACGGTGATGATTCGGCTGCCACTGGGTCGGCCGGCGCCGGGCCGGCTGCTGTTGCGCCGGCTGCCGCCGGGCTGCCTGCCTCCGGTCGCAGCGCCGCCACGAGATCCGCGGCGGAACCGCTGCCGGCCAGGTCGGCGTAGGCGGCCACGGCCCGGGCCCGCAGCCCGGCCGGGTCGGCCAGCGCCGCGGCCAGGTCACCGGCGAAGCCGGCGGGGGCGAGCGAGCCGATCATCGGCAGCCGGTCGCCGAACAGGTCTTCCAGGCCTCCGGTGCGGGTGGCGAGAACCGGTGTGCCGGCGGCGATCGCGAGGTTGGCGACCCCGCTCTGCTCGGTGCGGGTGTAGGGCAGCAGCAGCACGTCGGCCAGCTCCAGCCAGGCGGCGATCTCGCCGTCCGGCACCCGGCCGGTGAAGATCACCCGGCCGTGTAGGTCGTGCTCGTCGACCAGGGCGTGCAGCGAGGCCAGGTAGGCCCGGTCGGCGGCCTCGAACCGGGTGAAACCCGATGGCCGGGGCCGCACCTCACCGGCCACCACCAGGGCGGCCGGGGCGGCGTCACCCGGCTGGCCGGTCTCCTGACCGACCAGCACCGCGAACGCCTCGATCGCCTCGGCGATGCCCTTCTCGGCGTTCACGTAGCCGAACAGCAACGCCACCCGCCGGCCGTGCAGCCCGTGCCGGGCGCGCAGCCGGTCGGCGGTGGTGGTGGCGGTGGGCAGCGGGTACACCGGGTGCGGGCGCACCAGCACCCGCGGCCGCAGCCCGGCCGGGAGCCCCTGCGCCGCGGCGTCGGTGTGCACGTGCAGCCGGTGCGCCAGGCGGGAGACCAGCGCGTAGTAGACCCGGCCGGGCGGCCCGAGCCGCTCCACGTCGCGGGTGACCTCGTGATGGGTGATGACGACCCGCACACCGCGCAGCCGCAGCACGGCGACCAGCGGCCAGATCAGCGCCAGATGCGGCCCGTAGGTGGCGATCGCGTGCTGAACGTGCACCACGTCGGGCTTCCAGGCCAGCGCCCCACGCAGCGTGCGCAGCCAGCGCCGGGGCGAGAACGAGACCAGGCCGACGTGCGCCAGCGACTCGGTGGTGGGGGCCAGGGTGAGGGCGCCGACCTCGTCACCGTGGTCGCGGTAGGCCCGCACCAGCTTGGCCGAGTAGTCGCCGATGCCGTCGCGGCGGGGCGGGAGGGGCGACACGATCAGGGTTCTCATGCCCGGTACACCTCCACGACCGCGGCGGCCAGCGTGTCCCACTCGTACGCCGCGGCGCTGCGCCGGGCCGCTGCGCCGAGCCGGTCCCGGTGTTCCAGGGCCCGCAGCAGCGCCGCCGCCAGCGAGTCCGCCGTGGCCTGGCACAGCTCGCCGTTGACCCCCGGCTCGATCAGCTCGCGGGCGAAGTTGTCCGGGTGGTCGGTGGTGACGACGGGGCAGCCGCAGGCCAGGGCCTCCAGCGCGACCATGCCGAAACCCTCACGCACGCTGGGGAAGGCCAGCACCGAGGCCGAGCTGAGCGCGGCGAGCAGGTCGGCCCGTTCCGGGATCGACCCCGGGAAGCCGACTTTCGCGCTCAGCCCGAGCTCCGCCGCC from Kineosporia corallincola includes these protein-coding regions:
- a CDS encoding glycosyltransferase family 4 protein; the protein is MFPRDPNPYQELLHAQLRNEDVTPAYVAMPTPSKTLNLLLLPAGLLRARLRGARILHLHWVFDFALPYAGRLAVLRLVMQGWFAAVLWWSRLIGLRLVWTAHNVLPHDRVFWNDRQARALVLRHADGVIVHDPVVVPRLRQLHPHLPPVTVAPHGDYAGWYLPRGTRQQARERLAIPSGERVLLFFGAVTADKGVPELVAAWARLCRERPGLTAGTRLVIAGRCTDPALEATVRSAARAHPGKIVARLGFVPDDEVGDLLVAADLLTLPFRTATTRGTVVLARSFAKPLLLPDLPALRSVPGDACLRYDPAVRTGLADALERACSTSVRDLEVMGERGRPAGTDSTWAEAARRTAALYREILSPTGVPATSGVS
- a CDS encoding glycosyltransferase family 2 protein, producing the protein MTPVISVVVCSLNGEQGIGRTVRALREQIQPGVEIVVVDDGSTDDTAAIAEKEGARVVRHATNRGLAAARNTGWRAATSDLVAFTDDDCHPAPDWTACLVAAARRHPDCAGFGGAVEAADTSTFVQRYLARNNPLAPLELALLSSDSFGHRLVQYLLRSGATDVPTGERRVASVAGAGMAFRRVTLEAAGGFDERFRFGGEEEDLCRRLVVGEGAGLLFLPQARVLHHFEPGLGDTLRRSRAYGRGNARMHHKHPGIPATVYPAPIGVLALALLLPRLPRTALALAVLAPQLLFSRWARRAVAERDPALLLYPYLQVMQEGASNLGWWEGHRAGLPEPGEPA
- a CDS encoding acyltransferase family protein — translated: MTVEPPVTTAPTAAPAPPVSRLKLFLTDSFYRNSLMLMVNTAAATLLGSVFWLIAVRRFAPAEVGLLSSTISASVLLGTASCLGLPNSIIRFLQQRTGTRALVLTATAVTAACSLVLSLVLLPSSWALPLARDHAAAGIALAVATVVLTAVGTTLDAVPVALRATHLLVAKNVPGGLVKVAALFLVPQVSVIDLAVANLAGMIASTLIAVVMLIPRLDGPARLRRRSLTGIWSFSLGNHAGMIFGILPSTVTPLIVLHRLGAEEAAFFGVIMQLTGLLNVVPATMSQSLFAELSARPDHRRAAILKAARALYAVMIPATLFTLAASHLLLRFFGRQYEAAGTVALRWMALGALVAGLNYLVDVAVNSLGRAWSFLLLNAVNAVLVLGFCGWAATHASGGGAGLVAVGQAWLTAQAASVAIGVVTYYLISRKKPENPSNHGRRGGRLRFLDGLRGGAAAFVVLSHAWSTVYPHAREHLAGPALATAWLGLGYYAVAIFIVVSGFSLGLPLWRHDGRWPGGPGDFLRRRFRRVVPTYWVALAVSAGIGATLLARPVGTLWDGAVPVRPGGVLSHALLVQDLWWAGPAGSTAFWSLAVEWHIYLFLFPLVLLLPQRGLPVLVAALTALSLATLLPGTSWAGNLHPTFSVLFLLGLISARAAVAETSSQRRAREQGLTLVTLTGAGAATVVTVAGQAGPLSPVHGLWFGPPVAAVLARMAEGSFALLRRALETPVLLFLGAISYSLYLTHAVVVEAVWRLAVVPLHLGETGRLGLELAGGLAAGVAVATVFFAAVERRFTAPAGGTT
- a CDS encoding glycosyltransferase family 2 protein → MSAVSIVIISKNERGLTETLDALGRLDTELTHETVVVDSSDGVLDDIQEQFPAVTWVRFEPTGAKRVTIPEQRNLGVRTAKSDIVVFIDAGCLPTPGWLDALVTPIRSGAETVTVGAYTSRGTSVYDVQQFSDGYIEEAPTLNMAFSRAAFDAVGGFDEAFSYSSDIDFCWRVRDLGHRILMVAGALVLVDWGGTRRQTKRAWYYGAGRARLYRKHLNRLSQLPRRDPILAAYPVFLLGLPLTLFFPFYPLLLLIPLWRNRRAHPFRTMADHLTYGAGALGFLVGLAS
- a CDS encoding glycosyltransferase, with the translated sequence MRTLIVSPLPPRRDGIGDYSAKLVRAYRDHGDEVGALTLAPTTESLAHVGLVSFSPRRWLRTLRGALAWKPDVVHVQHAIATYGPHLALIWPLVAVLRLRGVRVVITHHEVTRDVERLGPPGRVYYALVSRLAHRLHVHTDAAAQGLPAGLRPRVLVRPHPVYPLPTATTTADRLRARHGLHGRRVALLFGYVNAEKGIAEAIEAFAVLVGQETGQPGDAAPAALVVAGEVRPRPSGFTRFEAADRAYLASLHALVDEHDLHGRVIFTGRVPDGEIAAWLELADVLLLPYTRTEQSGVANLAIAAGTPVLATRTGGLEDLFGDRLPMIGSLAPAGFAGDLAAALADPAGLRARAVAAYADLAGSGSAADLVAALRPEAGSPAAAGATAAGPAPADPVAAESSPSATTSAAHDTTAEVHP
- a CDS encoding DUF2206 domain-containing protein, which translates into the protein MKEPAAQAPPRTSVGNRHGAGGAWLLFVVPLFHLAVLGRHNGTATLFATLYLLLVPGTLLLKALGLEPSGAARRLVLTVGASLSGLYAVILLVQVLAPAAGETRPLSTWPMVLGVDALTALLAGVAVLRGNPLTPTLPQRVRGFWALALLPVATAASVEVLQAGGSALGILACLVAAGAVLLWVLLRSRTDGPQDGVALAVYCVALTLLWSFSLRSAGLYGYDIQQEYATFTQTSDALRWSPLDGDSYMAMLSINALPTLLTQVTGLSGLTVFKLVVPMLFALYPVAILEFARRWLSPLAAVTATGLVFLSGSFASQMPALARQEIGLLLFAGLLLAAFGPQGPGPAHRRGSQVLVVVLGAGLVVSHYSTAYVALAAMVLGQVLLAVLRLMRGERLGGQVLTLPVVALLVAVCATWTLGITQSTRNILIFAQDVSEDGAQVLPNQGGSLAERWLSGNLTRAVEPRVYFDEAAAVYAQKYPWLLSYPESAQQRFPAVASSAPGAEALLPALSGPRYLATLLIRQGTNLAIGVGCLLAAWLALRRRLDPHLVALLLGVFAITVMIRLSGSASSQYNPERLALQTGALLVVPLGLAGSRLWHRVRSLLARIPLRPGRVVPGLVAAGLLTVVFLDASALGSRLEGGSPGNLSRSGEYAERFTTTDQDIAAAQWLRAHRFQGSTVFADRYGSLIVQANEYADHTGVFGDLTPGTIDARGFVFATTSNIVDGRARGTTPDSTMSSTYEFPATFLNIYKPLVFDTGWARVYS